The Leptospira harrisiae sequence CGTTTAAATGGATATGGAAAAGTGATTCTCCTGAAAATGGGAATAGGTATGAATAAAAGTCTTTATACTCTTCCTGATTGATTTTGGCAGGTTCTTCCGACCATAATGGTTTTTCGCGGTTTGCTTTTTCGCCTTGGACATAGATTCCCACTGGTAAAAAATCACAATATTTTTTGATTAATTCTTTTAATTTCCATTTGTCTAAATATTCGCCAGACTCGTTGTCCAGATAAAGAGAAATTTTGGTTCCTCTGGTTTCCTTCTCAATGGGTGAAATAGTAAAGTCAGTTCCTGACTCGCTAGACCACAAAACAGCTGTTTGTCCTTTTTTGTATGATTTAGTTTCTATGGTTACTTTTTTAGAAACCATAAACGAGGAATAAAATCCTAGTCCAAAGTGGCCAATGATTTCTGCTTTGTTTTCAGCGTTTTGATATTGTTTTGCAAAATCTGTGGCTCCCGAAAAAGCGATTTGATTGATATATTTTTTGACTTCTTCGGTTGTCATTCCGACACCATTATCTTCGATACTTAGAATTCTCGCATCTACATCGAAGTTTAAATCAATTTTATAATCGTTTCCACCATCGAACTCTTCAGATAATGAGATTTTTTTTAGTTTCGTAATTGCATCACTTGCGTTTGAAACTAATTCTCTTAAGAAAATATCTTTTTCGGAATATAACCATTTTTTGATAATAGGAAAGATATTCTCTGTTTCTACGCTAATTTTTCCCGTTTCTTCAGCTGACATACATTACTCCTTTGTGTTTAATTGTTTTGCTATTTTAAAAACTTTTGTTTTGTCGGTTTTGGACAAAGATAAGAATGTTTTTTTTGGCGTTTCGGTATCCGATTTTTCAACCAGAAATATTAGAAATTGAATACCGTCCTCAGCCAATCCTTGTCTTTTTAGATAATCTGCTAAGAATATATTTCTTTTTTTTCCGAAACTTTGAACCATATCTGCAAATTCCTTTACCTTTTGATTCAATCGATACTTTCTATATCCCAGGTACGAAAGTATGCCAAATACGGCAAGAAAAACTAATACAAAAATTGAAGGTGGGTTCGGAGTTGCAGTGGGTGTAGATTCTTTTTTTAGTTCTTTTTTCTTTTCCGATAGAATCTGCAAAGTTGGGAATTGTATCGAGAGAGTTTTATACGTAGATTCTTTTAAAGAAAAGAAACTAAATCGGTATGGTTCCAATTGGAGTTTATTTGTTTGGTTTACTTGGTATCCATAAGAAAACCTAACAACAGAATAAAAACCATAATCACCAGAATCTAATTTTTTAAATGTTTTGGTTCTTGACTGTGAAATTAATTGGTATTCTGTTTTTGATTCAGGTGAAGGTGCGATTCCTTCATAGCCGCCCTCCCCTTCTATTGTAATTTCGAAATAAGCAGTTTCACCTTTGTTAACTTCTTTTGGAAAATTAGTTAGGTTTAATTGAAAATTTCCTATGGCACCTGAAAAACCAATGGGTGGATTCGGTGGAAGATTTAATACTGTGACTGTCGCTGGCATTGAATTTACGGTTTCTTGTAACGAGTTGAACCTTAAACTATCACCTGCAATGAATTTAGTTTTTCCTATTTTAAATTTCCCAGATTTAATTGGAGTTAATCCGTAGATTTCTTTATCATAAACTAAAGTTTTTTTTAGAACATTTTTTCTTTGGACTTCTGGTTCAATTTGTACGGAAACTTGTCTTAGAGTTTCTGAAAGGAAATAAGGAAATGATATCGATTGGTTTGGATCTCTTTCTAGAAATGGTTGTCTATATCCATTGTAGTAGAGTACAAAATAGCCAACGATGGGTTCTCCTTTGTAAAAAACATTTTTATTAGTGTGAAACACTACTTCTGGAGATCCTTCAGATGGAATTTCGTTTTCTTCGAGTTGGAAAGGATTAAAAAATTGATTTTGTGAATGTTTGCTTCTTTTGCTTACTTTGAATTGTATTGGCGGTGATTGATACTTTCGGTTGTCGTATTCTACTGTTACTTCTGGAAGTTGAAACGTACCTTCCGTCTCTGTATCTACATAAAAGTTAAGTATTTGTGCTTTTGAAACTTTAAAATTGATAATTTGTGTTTCTGTCCCACTTCCTGAAAACCGGATACGAACTCCGTTTTGTTTTATATTTGTTTGAATGGCTCTAAATACTTTATCACCGTGAGCTCTTACTTCTAGTTTAGCATTCTCCCCTAATGAAAATTCGTTTGGATAAAAATGAAATTCTACATCGGAAGGTAAAATAGCAGCAAAAGGAAATAAATAAAAGAGAATTAATATATGGCCTATCTTACCAAAATTTTTCATTATCAAATGAACCTCCTTTTTTATTTTTGAGAATAGAGTCTTGTGAAAAAGGATCTAATATCTTTTCTGCATCCGTTTTTTCTTCTTTTTTGGTTTGTTTTTCCTGTTTAGAAGGAGGCCCTCCTTTTGGTTCTTGTTCTTTTTGGTTTTGTTTATTTTGGTTTTCTGATTTTTTTGTTAAGTGTTCTATATTTTTTTTTGCAGAAAGATAGTTTGGGTCTAGTTCTAACGTTTTTGAATAGGATTTTAGAGCATTTTTTTTATCACCTAATTTTGAATAAATATTTCCTAAATTGAAATTTGTTTTTGCTTTTAGTTCATTGTCTGATTTGGGATTAGTTAATATTTTTTCAGCAATTTCTATTGCTTCTTTGTATTGTCCTAATTGATAAGCTGCGGCAGATTCATTGTATAATAACCTTGGATCGTCATGAATGTATTCTTTTGCTTTTTCAAATTCCTTTTGGCTTTCGTTATAATTTTTGTTTTGATAAGATTTTAACCCTCTTTCGATTGAATTGCCACCAGGATCTAATTCCCACGCATATACTTTTTGTCCCGCTAAGGTTAAAATAATAAATGCGAATGTAAAGATACCTTTGGGACTTTTTTGCAAAAATAGATTTAAGATTCGCTCAAAAAACAAAAAGAAGAATGCAGCAATTAAATATGGATGAGCACCATCTTCATTTTTATAGCGTTCTATTGTTTGGATTTTTCTTTTTTTTGCTGTTTTGACTGTGTCAATCAAAGCGTAAGCCCCGTCTGCTTGGAAGGAAACGTCATAGTAGGTTCCTTTATTTTGGTTTGCTATTGATTGCAACTTAGAGACGTTCATTTGTGAAATTACTAAATTAGGTGATGAGATGGATTCAGAAATCCCGGCATCCATTGTCACATAACCACCTCTTCCAGTGCTGGGATCGCGGTATTCGATGTTTCCTCCATCTTCTGTGCCAATT is a genomic window containing:
- a CDS encoding BatD family protein — protein: MKNFGKIGHILILFYLFPFAAILPSDVEFHFYPNEFSLGENAKLEVRAHGDKVFRAIQTNIKQNGVRIRFSGSGTETQIINFKVSKAQILNFYVDTETEGTFQLPEVTVEYDNRKYQSPPIQFKVSKRSKHSQNQFFNPFQLEENEIPSEGSPEVVFHTNKNVFYKGEPIVGYFVLYYNGYRQPFLERDPNQSISFPYFLSETLRQVSVQIEPEVQRKNVLKKTLVYDKEIYGLTPIKSGKFKIGKTKFIAGDSLRFNSLQETVNSMPATVTVLNLPPNPPIGFSGAIGNFQLNLTNFPKEVNKGETAYFEITIEGEGGYEGIAPSPESKTEYQLISQSRTKTFKKLDSGDYGFYSVVRFSYGYQVNQTNKLQLEPYRFSFFSLKESTYKTLSIQFPTLQILSEKKKELKKESTPTATPNPPSIFVLVFLAVFGILSYLGYRKYRLNQKVKEFADMVQSFGKKRNIFLADYLKRQGLAEDGIQFLIFLVEKSDTETPKKTFLSLSKTDKTKVFKIAKQLNTKE
- the batB gene encoding VWA domain-containing protein BatB; protein product: MTDIKLITTIAIISIFIWTIVFSGKLFVNIKANFFKETHSNLKNRIFTANTRMYSLRIFCFLLSLLLAFYSLFKVKSTEIESTKEFESTDILFVVDVSLSMNAIDVRPNRLKRFQDLALRILPDLKGNRIGIVVFAGQSFSFCPLTADIAAVSDYIQALGVEMVGAKGTDLSVALNRVKQIRKKNNNLSSQITIIVSDGEDHQNQTIPPIDGDVIVWGIGTEDGGNIEYRDPSTGRGGYVTMDAGISESISSPNLVISQMNVSKLQSIANQNKGTYYDVSFQADGAYALIDTVKTAKKRKIQTIERYKNEDGAHPYLIAAFFFLFFERILNLFLQKSPKGIFTFAFIILTLAGQKVYAWELDPGGNSIERGLKSYQNKNYNESQKEFEKAKEYIHDDPRLLYNESAAAYQLGQYKEAIEIAEKILTNPKSDNELKAKTNFNLGNIYSKLGDKKNALKSYSKTLELDPNYLSAKKNIEHLTKKSENQNKQNQKEQEPKGGPPSKQEKQTKKEEKTDAEKILDPFSQDSILKNKKGGSFDNEKFW